The genomic segment CAGTTCATTGCAGTCGCCTTCTGCCTGTTCTTCTGTGCTTCTTTACTCAACTGATGTTTCTGCCTTGGTACCTGCGCAGGACTCGCCTGCACTCTTCGGTTTCGATTGGTCTGCTGCCTTCCCGGATTCTGTCTTCCCGGCTGCCTCTTTCTCTCCGGAACTTCTGCAAGACGTCTGACCGTATTTCCGTCAACATACATTCCTCTGTTTGTTCTGGCACTGGTTCTGCTTCTTCTTGCTGTTTCACTCCTGGTCGTTCTCGCCATTTCATGCCTCTCTAATTATAATACTCTCTCAAAAATCCGAAGCTTTGCACTTTTGGAACGCGGATTCTCTTCCATCTCTGTCTCCCCCGGAAGAATCGGCTTTCTTGTGATCACTTTTCCTTTGGATTTCTTCCCGCATACGCATACAGGAAAATCTGAAGGGCAGGTACACGGATTCTCATTTTTTCTGAAAATCGTCTTTACAATTCTGTCCTCCAGAGAATGAAAAGTGATAATGCAAAGTCTTCCGCCATCATCAAGGATATCGATCATTCCATCCAGAGAATCCCGCAGCACATCGAGCTCTCTGTTAAGCTCAATACGGATTGCCTGAAAAGTTCTCTTGGCCGGATGTCCTGACTTCACCTGCATCTTCATGGGAATGGATTCTCTGATGATCTCTGTCAGTTCTCCGGTGGTTGTGATCGGTTTCACCTGTCTGGCGGCAACAATATGTTTTGCAATATTTTTTGCAAATTTATCTTCACCGTAATCACGAATAATACGGTATAATTCTTTTTCTTCATAGCCATTGACAATATCGCCGGCTGTCTGCGTCTGGCGCTGGTCCATGCGCATATCGAGCGGTGCATCTACCCTGTAGGTAAAACCGCGTTCTTCATTGTCAAGCTGATAGGAAGATACTCCAAGATCAAGGAGAATCCCGTCGACTTTATAGATGCCTCTTGCTGCCAGTTCCTGTACCATGTAACAATAATTGCTGCGAATGATCGTCGCCTGTTTATAGGGGGCTAACCTCTCACTCGCAGCAATTATCGCATCCTGGTCTTGATCTATGCCAATAAATCTCCCCTTGGCAGAAAGTTTCCTGCATACCTCACCGGCATGCCCTGCACCTCCTAAAGTACCATCCACGTAGATTCCGTCCGGTTTGATATCCAAACCTTCAATGGTCTCTTCCAGTAATACAGATTTGTGTTTAAATTCCATCTCCGTCTCCTGTCTGGATTTACTTTGCAAGATACTTCAAACGAGACCTGTCAGATTGTGATTCCCATGTCCTGCATGCTCTCTGCAATGCTGTCCATGTCATCATAATCACAGATCTCATTCCATTTTTCTTTGCTCCAAACTTCAATTCTGTTCAGATTACCTGTCAGAACCACATCTTTCTCCAGACCGGCAAATTTGCGCAGT from the Blautia wexlerae DSM 19850 genome contains:
- the rsmH gene encoding 16S rRNA (cytosine(1402)-N(4))-methyltransferase RsmH, with protein sequence MEFKHKSVLLEETIEGLDIKPDGIYVDGTLGGAGHAGEVCRKLSAKGRFIGIDQDQDAIIAASERLAPYKQATIIRSNYCYMVQELAARGIYKVDGILLDLGVSSYQLDNEERGFTYRVDAPLDMRMDQRQTQTAGDIVNGYEEKELYRIIRDYGEDKFAKNIAKHIVAARQVKPITTTGELTEIIRESIPMKMQVKSGHPAKRTFQAIRIELNRELDVLRDSLDGMIDILDDGGRLCIITFHSLEDRIVKTIFRKNENPCTCPSDFPVCVCGKKSKGKVITRKPILPGETEMEENPRSKSAKLRIFERVL